CCACAGCAGGAACAGAGgcaccccagccctgctcaggCCGCTGGCCTGCATGCCTGGCTCGGGAGGCAACTCAGTGCTAAAAGAATCGATCACATTCACAAAGAAGAGGAAGGCTTGTGTCTTAATGGAAACAGCAAAAGCACTTTACAAAACTCAACACTGTGAAAACATTAAGGAAACGTATAGGAGCGGGAACTCCCATCCTCTGACCTCAAGTGGGACTCACAGGGGCCGAAGCCCATGGCCTTGCCCTGCGAGGCCACTATGAACTAGCTAGAGATGCCCCACACCCTAGCTAGCCATAGCCCCAAAGAAAACAGCTAGATACCCCACAAACCAGCTAGCCATACCCTCCTTCTCAGTGGGGCAGCCAGCAGCGGCCCCTTCGTTTCTGATGTTGGTAAATGTGCCTTGTCTGCCTTGACTTTAGCCCCTAAGCTACGGATCTTTCCAAAGAACCAGGCTTGTTGcatcagctctctgctatggTTGAGACTTCCTTGATTCGCATTTTATTAATTCCATCTCTTTTCCAGATTGGCTAAAATTGCTCTTCATTCTGTAGTTTTCTGGGCAGACGCTGACATTGCTGCTTTTAGATATTTctcatttaaaagaaatcatttgaaagacagagttagagagagagagagagagagagagagagagatcttccatccatgggagcagccaggactggaccagacagAAGTCAGCAACATCACCCAAatatcccatacagatgcagggacccagtcagttgagccatcctcctttcccagggcattagcagggagctggatcagaagtggagtggtcgggatgtaaactggcacccatatgggatgccggcatcacagacagaggcttCATGTAAATTCCATGCCAGCCCCGCCAGTATCACTACCTGCACTCGGTATCACAAATCCCCAGTGAACACTGCTTCAACTGCATCCACGAAttggggaaactcagttttcatttcaCTGAAAACCTGTCATCATTTGTCTCAAGAGTTGTCTTTACAAGCACAGTGTCTGGCCCCCAGCTATCCCGGGATTTCCTAGCTATCTCTCTTTGACTTCCAGTGGAAGTTCCATGTCGTCTCAGAGCAAGCCCGTGCGAAGGTTCTGGTGCTAACCCTGGTGGGCCTGGTGGACCTGCTGCAGTCTGAGAAGGAACACCCAGGGGCGCATGGCAGAATGTGGCTGGGTGCAGGAGCTGGGGAAGCCCACCAGCTCCAGGCCACTGgcgggctgctgcacctgctggcggCTGACACAGAGGCCGGCCCCTCCTGTGAGACTGGGGCTGCACCAGTTCTAGCGTCCTGCCTACCTTTACCTTGGTGTCCCGGGGCTGGGGCTGTTGTGTTGTTTTCATTGACATTTGCTTTGTCATGGGATATTTTCTTCAAGGCCAGTCACTTTCCTTGGTCTGCGGCTGCTCTGTGTGGGGCTGAGATAGCTAACCCTGCTTTCTTCCGTTGCATGGCACGGCATGGGCCTCTGGAGCGGAGTCTTTCAGCGGGACTCCCGAAGGCGGAGGAGCTGTGAATCTAATTGCTCGTGACACCTGTTCGGAGAACCTCTTTCAGGTGGTGCAGTTAGATTTTGTTAAAAtccagtgtgtttgtgaatgttcTGTTTGTGGCTTTACTCCTTGTTTCTTCCCCATTTCCTCTGGTTTTAGCTCCACCCTCTCTTGCCTATCAATTATTCTTCAGCTGTGACTGTCTCCATTGGTTGTGGTGGTTGACATGTGTGTCAGCTGGATACATGTGCCTTTCTGATGCCCGCACGTCTCACCAGCAAGGCGAGAGCAGGGTACCTCGGGGGTCCAATCAGCGGGGTGTCACCAGGGAAGTGCCAGAGTGGGGCTTTGTAGAAAGGAGGAGCCAACCAGACCCCTGAGACCACAGTGATGGCGGAGGGGAAGGGCCGTGACAGAGAGCTGTGGTGCTCAGTCACGGGCACACACGTGACTAGGGATGAGCTGGCCtgtgctgggaggaggaggaagagggctgggctggagggaGGCGGGTGTGAAGGAGCAGAATCCTCCTGGGGCACTCAGTCAGCAGGCCCACTGGCAGGCTGCAGGGGGCCCCAGGAAAGGGCTGGCTCCAAGCAGAAGGGATTGCCAGTCCTGGCTTGGGGGCAAGAGAGGGAGCCCACAACAAGAGAGGGGCCAACATCACCAAAGCCAGAAAGTGCGCAGGTAGAGTCAGGGTGCAGGAGAGGCAGGGCAACAGACCACACACACTTCACTGTTGACAGTGACAATGAGGGTGTTTATTCCAAACGGGCCACGTGTGGGCATCCTGCagggcacacaggtgcacacagcccTGATCACGGAGCCAGCATCTCAGCTCCCCTGATGCCATGTGGGCACTCTGGCCTCACACTCTGGTCACGTGCTTTCCCACCCTCAAAGCCCAAGTATTTACACGCATGTGCTAAGACACTTCCTGATACACTTGTATAAGTTAGAACAGCCAAGGTTACTGTGtagaaaaaataaacttacagaGAATAAATAAACTAGCAGCCTTAATACACCGAGTGGAGTATAAAAAGTtgctccatatatatatacatgcgcaaatatatatatatatatatttatcaagTGTGTGTGTTCTAGAGGACAAATACACCACAGACCTAAATAGTGACAGAACGCAGGCTACATATCTTCAGTGCTGGGGGCAGCTGGGGTCCCCTCTGACGGCCGGGACCCTCGAAATTCTCTTCCCATTCCACGGGTAGACGCACCAGCAGAGCCCGGGCTCCCCGTCCAGGGACGCCTCACACTGCCAAGAGAGGATGGCGCAGGTCAGGAGCAGCCCTGGCCGGGGCCgagtgggaagcagaggcagtggCCAGCCCCTCAGGAGTGACTCTGGGGTGCTCAGGCCTGGGGACCCGCTGACAGCATCAGGTCATAGAGCGTGTGTCCTCTCCCCTCACGGAGGGAGGGAAATGGGGGAATCACCAGGAGGACAAAGGGGTCCCTCATCCCCACTGCAGGGCCCCAAGAGGGGGTGGACATGGCTTTACCGGAACATGGGCAACCCTGGCTGTCCCACATAGGAGGACTAGGGTACCACTACCTGTCCACAAGGCCACCCACCTGTTTGCTGTGAAAAAATCCACTCTTGTTGCAATTGGGCAGATAAAACTTGTAGATTTCTTCCCCTGCTTCCTGCCGCGCCTTGGTTAATTGCTCCAGCACCCTGTAGAGCTCCCTCTGGCACGGCCCCTGAAACAGGAACCCCCGTTAGGACAAAGGACAGGAGGAAGCGGGCCGCGGCCCAGAAGAGCAACTATGACCTGGGTTTTGTGGCAGGAGCAACCACGCCCCGCTACCccagccagccacagccctgcaccCCAAAGTGCCTGTCCTGCACTTGCTGAGCCAGCGGCAGAGTGGGGGTGACCGGGCTCTGTCTTAGCTATGACAAGTGGGAGGGACGCCATTGGCTCCCTCTCTGGGCATCGTCCAAGCCCCTGGCACGAGCCTGGCCAATTCCAGGACctcccactgcacctgcccccaACTCAGCAGAGTCACCCATCCTCCCAGCAGTGCTGGCTCTCTGagggagaaactcctggccaGAGCCTGCCAGGCTCTGAGCAAGCGTCCTCTGCAGAGTGCCACATGGTGCCCCTcactcctccctcctttccaCGTGGAGGTCTgagaaggcctggctgcatggccaGGGGAAATGCCTGCAGCTCCAACTTTGGTTCTCTGTCGCCCTCAAGTGGCAGCATTGAAACCAGCCAGTCTGGCCACAAGGATTCAAGAGTTGAAGCTTGGAAAGATGAAAGGTTCTAGAGATGGTGACAACAGTCCATTGCAAACTAAGGGTATATATTTGATGCCACAGAGACTTGTCCTTTAAAATGTCTGAGAGAGggtgctggtgcagtggcatgaTAGGCTAGGATtccacctgcggtgccagcatcccctatgggtgtcggttcaagttctggctgctccacttctgatccagttccctgcttatgacctgggaaagcagcaaagaatgccataactctttgggaccctgcactcaagtgggagacccaagggaggctcctggctcctggcttcagatcagcccagttcacccactgtagccacttagagagtgaaccagtaaacggaagattctctctctttccctctctttgagtatgtgtgtgtgtgtccttctctttgtaattctgtctttccaataaaagtaaaataattttttaatgtctgAGAGAGTACATTTATGGTGTCCATGCGTCACCAAGGGCAGGGGCCACAGTGGGCCCCAGGTTGGGGCAGCGACATgcagggctccttggggctgcAGGCCAACACCAGGGCCCAGCTCAGAGATGGCAAGTGACCTGCCAGGGCTGCACAACAGACTGAGTAAGCTAAGTCGGGGGGTCGGCTAGCCtgtggtgtgtgcgtgtgcacacggGAGTGTGCGTGTGAGGAAGACGAGTATTAAGTCCAGCGAGTGGGCATCAGGCCCCTTCCGCCCCAGCTGCTCACAGATCTCACCTTCCACCGCTTGCCATCGGCGGCCCCGGCGGCCCCAGGGCTCCTAAACGTGCTGACGGTGTTCCAGAGGGCGGCCTGGTCCTCGCCTGAGGGGGTCGTGAGGTGGAAACGCTCCAGCAGCTGCTCCTCTGTCATCTCCATGCTGTCCCAGGGTGCAGGGGCCGCTGGGGAGGAGACGCCGCAGAGTGAGCCCTGCACATCCCCTGCCTCAGGATGGCCCCCTGCACTGGGCTTCACCCATGACCCCAGGGAGGAGCTTCCACTGCTATCTCGGAAGGCAGTGCCTCTGCAGCTCTGGCCCAGGACTGACCCCACGATGGCTGCCTTGGACCCTCAACTGGCCTGGCCACTGCGGGAGACATTAGCAACAGGCACACAGCTGGCAGGGAGGGTCCCAGGAACAGCTCTCAGAGCCCAGGAAAGACAGACCGCTCGAGGGCCGCTGTGGGTCTGCAGGAAGCCCCCACCACCGCTTCTTGGACATGACACCGCTGGCGGCCAGGGGGCACTGGCATCAGATCAGAGCCACATGCGGGACTGAGAGGGCCCCAATGGGAACCAGGAGCCACCACAGAGCGGGAAGCGGGCAGTGCTTGCCTGTCCCCACTTCCCACCACAAACAAACCCCAGCCACAGTCCAGGAAAGGACCCAGTGGGCCCACCCTTGGAGGCCACAAACAGCTTCAAACGTTGTTTGTCCACAGT
The sequence above is a segment of the Ochotona princeps isolate mOchPri1 chromosome 20, mOchPri1.hap1, whole genome shotgun sequence genome. Coding sequences within it:
- the IGFBP1 gene encoding insulin-like growth factor-binding protein 1; this encodes MPESALARPWPFLLLAIQVASAISASQPWHCAPCSAEKLALCPPLPASCPEVSRPAGCGCCPMCALPLGAACGVATARCARGLSCRALPGEPRPLHALTRGQGSCVLDSSASDAETSAAPAPWDSMEMTEEQLLERFHLTTPSGEDQAALWNTVSTFRSPGAAGAADGKRWKGPCQRELYRVLEQLTKARQEAGEEIYKFYLPNCNKSGFFHSKQCEASLDGEPGLCWCVYPWNGKRISRVPAVRGDPSCPQH